A genomic region of Tissierella sp. contains the following coding sequences:
- a CDS encoding sensor histidine kinase — protein sequence MKDIMFVLLNYLKLKIKTLGVFIISICILLVVFFLYSLPLEAVLYALVLVSAFLLLIALYDFRKFYKKYIKLEEIKNSFKVNNFLFPKSKNLIDREYEELIQAIAEDRLRNINEKDIAINEMVDYYTIWAHQIKTPIAAMRLLLQSNKSNLSIDLLEELFKIEQYVEMVLQYLRMEHMSSDLQIMKYSLDGIVKQAVRKYSKIFIRKKIRLNYDDLNRFVLTDEKWLVFVIEQILSNALKYTNSGEISIYMDEALSNTLVIEDAGIGIKEEDIPLIFERGFTGFNGRSHKKSTGIGLFLCKGILDKLSHTIKIESKIDKGTKVMIGLDTAKLDVSD from the coding sequence ATGAAAGATATTATGTTTGTCCTATTGAATTACTTAAAACTAAAGATTAAGACATTAGGAGTTTTTATCATATCAATATGTATCCTTCTAGTAGTCTTCTTTTTATACTCCTTACCCTTAGAAGCTGTACTTTATGCCCTTGTTTTAGTCAGTGCTTTTCTACTGTTAATAGCTTTATATGATTTTAGAAAATTCTATAAGAAATACATAAAATTAGAGGAAATAAAAAATAGTTTTAAAGTAAATAATTTTTTATTTCCTAAATCAAAGAATCTAATAGATAGAGAATATGAAGAATTAATCCAGGCTATTGCTGAAGATAGGCTGAGGAACATAAACGAAAAAGATATTGCAATAAATGAGATGGTGGATTATTATACAATCTGGGCACATCAAATAAAGACACCAATTGCTGCAATGAGGCTCTTATTACAGTCTAATAAATCCAATCTATCAATTGATTTGCTGGAAGAACTTTTTAAAATTGAACAGTATGTTGAAATGGTACTCCAGTACCTAAGAATGGAGCATATGAGTTCAGACTTGCAAATAATGAAATATTCACTTGATGGAATAGTTAAGCAGGCCGTTAGGAAGTATTCGAAAATATTTATTCGTAAAAAGATAAGGCTGAATTATGATGATTTAAATAGATTTGTTCTTACGGATGAAAAGTGGCTTGTTTTCGTTATAGAACAGATCTTGTCAAATGCTCTTAAATATACAAATTCAGGTGAAATATCTATCTATATGGATGAAGCATTATCTAATACATTGGTGATAGAAGATGCTGGAATAGGTATTAAAGAAGAGGATATACCTCTTATTTTTGAAAGAGGATTTACTGGATTTAATGGCAGGTCTCATAAGAAATCAACAGGAATTGGCTTATTTTTGTGCAAGGGGATCTTGGATAAGTTATCGCATACAATTAAAATAGAATCAAAAATTGATAAAGGAACTAAGGTAATGATTGGACTGGACACAGCAAAATTAGATGTTTCGGATTAA
- a CDS encoding ABC transporter ATP-binding protein, with translation MPLLEVKNLKKVYTTHFGGASVQALTNVSFSVEEGEYIAIMGESGSGKTTLLNILASLDKPSSGDVLLNSKSILSINEKEISSFRRDNLGFVFQDFNLLDTFSIEDNIFLPLVLKGESHDEMSKKLAPIAKRLEIEDILSKFPYEVSGGQKQRTAIARALITDPEIILADEPTGALDSRSSEGLLKIFSEINNEGQTILMVTHSTKAASNAKRVLFIRDGEAFHQLYKASQSNEEMYQKISDTLTLIATGGARDE, from the coding sequence ATGCCACTTTTAGAAGTTAAAAACTTAAAGAAAGTATATACAACACATTTTGGCGGAGCTTCTGTTCAAGCACTTACAAATGTTTCATTTTCAGTAGAGGAAGGAGAATATATAGCTATAATGGGTGAATCTGGGTCCGGTAAGACAACATTGCTTAATATCCTTGCATCCTTAGATAAACCAAGCAGTGGAGATGTACTCTTAAACTCTAAGAGTATATTGTCTATTAATGAAAAAGAGATTTCTTCATTTAGACGAGACAATCTTGGTTTTGTTTTTCAGGATTTTAACTTATTAGATACTTTTTCTATTGAGGATAATATCTTTTTACCACTTGTGCTAAAAGGAGAAAGCCATGATGAGATGAGTAAGAAGCTTGCACCTATAGCAAAGAGATTGGAAATAGAGGACATCTTAAGTAAGTTCCCATATGAAGTATCAGGAGGGCAAAAGCAAAGAACAGCCATAGCAAGAGCCTTAATTACAGATCCTGAGATTATACTGGCAGATGAACCTACTGGAGCCCTAGATTCTAGATCATCGGAAGGACTATTAAAGATATTTTCAGAAATAAACAATGAAGGTCAGACAATACTCATGGTAACACATAGTACCAAGGCTGCTTCTAATGCCAAGAGAGTATTGTTTATAAGGGATGGGGAGGCCTTTCACCAACTTTACAAAGCTTCACAAAGCAATGAAGAGATGTATCAGAAGATTTCAGATACCCTCACTTTAATAGCTACAGGCGGTGCAAGAGATGAATAA
- a CDS encoding response regulator transcription factor gives MYKIMIIEDDISIAKSMNDYLSRWNYEIIYLTDFKDITTQVISFEPHLILLDVMLPYYNGFHWCTEIRKLSKVPIIFISSASDNMSIVMAMNMGGDDFISKPFDLNVLNAKVGAILRRTYSFQGQVNILEHKGVLLNLSDTTLSYKDEKIDLTKNEYRILQLLMDDVGSVVSRDEIMQRLWEDDNYVDDNTLTVNINRLRKKLHELGLDEFIKTKKGLGYMVE, from the coding sequence ATGTATAAAATAATGATTATTGAAGATGACATTAGTATAGCAAAGTCTATGAATGATTATTTGAGTAGGTGGAATTATGAGATTATATATCTTACGGATTTTAAAGATATAACCACCCAAGTAATATCCTTTGAGCCTCATTTGATATTGCTAGATGTTATGTTGCCTTATTATAATGGGTTCCATTGGTGTACAGAAATTCGCAAGCTATCAAAAGTGCCTATAATATTCATTTCTTCTGCAAGTGATAATATGAGTATAGTTATGGCTATGAATATGGGTGGCGATGATTTTATTTCAAAGCCATTTGACTTGAATGTTCTAAATGCCAAAGTAGGGGCAATACTTAGACGAACCTATTCATTTCAAGGACAAGTTAATATATTAGAACATAAGGGTGTATTACTAAATCTTAGTGATACAACATTAAGTTATAAGGATGAAAAAATAGATCTGACCAAAAATGAATATAGGATATTGCAATTACTAATGGATGATGTAGGAAGTGTTGTAAGTCGTGATGAAATCATGCAAAGGTTATGGGAAGATGATAATTATGTTGATGATAATACTCTTACAGTAAATATCAATAGATTAAGAAAAAAGTTACATGAATTAGGGCTTGATGAATTTATAAAGACTAAGAAAGGCTTAGGCTATATGGTGGAATGA
- a CDS encoding catalase, producing the protein MENPMDKNGLGDPIPSRNQNIGDTPELKTATGSQVTDNQDTMTAGKRGPVALQDIWFLEKMAHFDREVIPERRMHAKGSGAFGTFTVTHDITKYTKASIFSKIGKQTKMLARFSTVAGERGAADAERDIRGFALKFYTDEGNWDMVGNNTPVFFFRDPLKFIDLNHAIKRDPRTNMRSPNTNWDFWTSLPEALLQVTIIMGDRGIPSSYRRMHGFGSHAYSFINEENKRVWVKFHFRSQQGILNLTDQEAKKVVGMDRESHQRDLYQAIEQRMYPKWKMYIQIMTEEQADAMKNNPFDLTKMWLKKDFPLIPVGEFELNKNPDNYFAEIEQAAFTPANIVPGISFSPDRMLQGRLFSYGDAHRYRLGVNHHQIPVNMPKAVENPHSFHRDGRMRVDGNLGSELNYEPNSYGNWIDQPEDNLPRQEGGDVYRYDFRRDDSDYFTQPGLLFRAMTEDQKQVLFYNTARNMGDSTLQIKHRHIYNCYQADPDYGKGVAEAMNISINDVDLNLPIGDSRENQRKANNLHPELNIPTTPVDPEREIDTNTEPYIIPEFDPWLL; encoded by the coding sequence ATGGAAAATCCCATGGATAAAAATGGATTAGGAGATCCTATTCCTAGTAGAAATCAAAATATAGGAGATACTCCTGAATTAAAAACAGCTACAGGCTCCCAAGTAACAGATAATCAAGATACCATGACTGCAGGAAAGCGAGGTCCTGTGGCCTTGCAAGATATATGGTTTTTGGAAAAAATGGCTCATTTTGATCGTGAAGTTATACCTGAGCGCAGAATGCATGCAAAAGGTTCAGGGGCCTTTGGGACATTTACTGTGACCCATGATATCACTAAGTACACTAAAGCTAGTATATTTTCAAAAATTGGTAAGCAAACTAAAATGTTAGCTCGCTTCTCAACAGTTGCTGGTGAAAGAGGGGCAGCTGATGCAGAAAGAGATATTCGTGGATTTGCTTTAAAATTTTATACTGATGAAGGTAACTGGGATATGGTAGGAAATAATACTCCAGTATTTTTCTTTCGAGATCCTTTAAAATTTATCGATTTAAATCATGCAATCAAGAGAGATCCTCGCACTAATATGCGGAGTCCAAATACCAATTGGGATTTTTGGACTTCCTTACCAGAAGCACTTTTACAAGTTACAATTATTATGGGAGATAGAGGTATTCCATCTTCCTATAGGCGTATGCATGGATTTGGTTCTCACGCATATAGCTTTATTAATGAAGAAAATAAACGAGTATGGGTTAAGTTTCATTTTAGGTCTCAACAAGGTATATTAAACCTAACAGATCAAGAGGCAAAAAAAGTAGTGGGAATGGATAGAGAATCTCACCAAAGAGACCTTTACCAAGCTATTGAACAAAGGATGTATCCTAAGTGGAAAATGTATATACAAATTATGACTGAAGAACAAGCTGATGCTATGAAAAATAATCCTTTTGATTTAACCAAAATGTGGCTTAAAAAAGATTTCCCCCTTATACCCGTAGGAGAGTTTGAATTAAATAAAAATCCAGATAACTATTTTGCTGAAATAGAACAAGCAGCTTTTACTCCTGCTAACATAGTTCCTGGAATTAGTTTTTCCCCTGATCGTATGTTACAAGGAAGATTGTTTTCTTATGGAGATGCACATAGATATCGTTTAGGTGTAAATCACCATCAAATACCTGTCAATATGCCTAAAGCAGTTGAAAATCCACATAGTTTTCATCGTGATGGTCGAATGCGTGTAGATGGAAATCTAGGTAGTGAACTAAATTATGAACCAAATAGTTACGGAAATTGGATAGATCAACCAGAAGATAATCTTCCAAGACAAGAAGGTGGAGATGTTTATAGATATGACTTCCGAAGAGATGATTCTGATTACTTCACCCAACCAGGACTTTTATTCCGAGCTATGACAGAAGATCAAAAGCAAGTTCTCTTCTATAATACTGCAAGAAATATGGGAGACTCTACTCTTCAAATAAAGCATAGACACATATATAATTGTTACCAAGCAGACCCTGATTATGGTAAAGGTGTAGCAGAGGCAATGAATATTTCAATTAATGATGTCGATTTAAACTTGCCTATAGGCGATTCCCGCGAAAATCAAAGAAAGGCTAATAACTTACATCCAGAACTAAATATACCTACTACACCAGTAGATCCTGAAAGAGAAATTGATACAAATACAGAACCCTATATAATACCTGAATTTGATCCTTGGCTTTTATAA
- a CDS encoding FtsX-like permease family protein, which produces MNKFFYPKLALNNIKKNSRAYIPYLLTCIGTIIMFYNMCYLVVVKDLGYLSDSGTLRYMMLLGTIIVGIFSFFFLYYTNSFLIKQRKKEFGLFNILGMEKRHIGKIMLYETLYISIISLISGILGGILLSKLLALLLLKLIKFDVVFGFEIPLIALVATIILFSAIFLFNLIYNVLQVHLSKPIELLKGGNVGEREPKTKWFSTIIGIVSLGIGYYLALTADSPIAAINKFFIAVIFVIIGTNFLFKAGSIALLKSLRKNKNYYYQTNHFISVSGMIYRMKQNAAGLANICILSTAVIITLSTTVSLYVGVDDLLRTRYPRNIEINASYSEEVVEKLDDLVAESTMKANVSSENVTKFSSISFMTNQKGSSFMVQDKESFSMKNLSLLILLTQDDYNRLEGKGVSLEEGEVLVYTAKGEISGDVMDLNGFELNIKEKLDSFNMATDDMAHLSDSHYIVVDSLATINKTYSHLEGDSDAPELNYYYGFDVETDSSSEIELAASIRSSIDKANIDAGVKSAESDKETFYTLYGGLFFLGIFIGILFIMATVLIIYYKQIAEGFDDKDRFEIMQKVGMSRKEIKQSIRSQVLTVFFLPLVTSVIHVAFAFKVVTEMLSIFYLTNVSLYALYTGLTIIVFAFFYIIIYTLTARTYYKIVS; this is translated from the coding sequence ATGAATAAATTTTTTTATCCTAAACTTGCACTTAATAACATTAAAAAGAACTCCAGAGCCTATATACCTTATTTACTAACTTGTATTGGCACCATAATCATGTTTTATAATATGTGCTATTTAGTGGTTGTAAAAGACTTAGGATATTTAAGTGATAGTGGAACCCTAAGATATATGATGTTATTAGGAACTATAATAGTAGGCATATTCTCTTTTTTCTTTCTGTATTATACCAATAGTTTTTTGATAAAGCAGAGAAAAAAAGAGTTTGGACTATTTAATATATTGGGTATGGAGAAGAGACATATTGGGAAAATCATGCTATATGAAACCCTCTATATCTCTATAATTAGTTTAATTAGTGGTATTTTAGGTGGAATTCTTTTGAGTAAACTACTAGCATTACTGCTTCTTAAATTAATTAAGTTCGATGTGGTATTTGGGTTTGAAATCCCATTAATTGCTCTTGTAGCTACTATAATACTATTTAGTGCTATATTTTTATTCAATCTAATCTACAATGTATTGCAAGTGCATTTGTCTAAACCTATTGAATTATTAAAGGGTGGCAATGTAGGAGAAAGGGAACCAAAGACCAAATGGTTTTCTACTATTATTGGGATTGTAAGTCTAGGGATTGGATATTATTTAGCTCTTACGGCAGACTCACCAATAGCTGCAATAAATAAGTTTTTTATTGCCGTAATATTTGTAATAATAGGTACTAACTTTTTGTTTAAGGCTGGGAGTATTGCTTTATTAAAATCCCTTAGGAAGAATAAAAACTATTACTATCAAACAAATCATTTTATTTCTGTTTCAGGTATGATTTATCGTATGAAGCAGAATGCAGCAGGCCTTGCAAATATTTGTATTTTATCTACTGCTGTTATTATCACACTTTCTACAACAGTATCTTTATATGTAGGAGTAGATGATTTACTTAGAACCAGGTATCCAAGGAATATTGAAATAAATGCAAGTTATTCAGAGGAAGTGGTTGAGAAACTAGATGATTTAGTGGCAGAGAGTACAATGAAAGCCAATGTTTCTAGTGAAAATGTAACTAAATTTTCTTCTATTAGTTTTATGACAAATCAGAAGGGTTCTAGTTTTATGGTACAGGATAAAGAGTCCTTTTCCATGAAAAACTTATCATTATTAATCCTATTAACTCAAGATGATTATAATAGATTAGAGGGGAAGGGTGTATCCTTAGAAGAAGGAGAAGTATTGGTTTATACAGCTAAAGGGGAGATATCTGGAGATGTAATGGACCTAAATGGCTTTGAATTAAATATAAAGGAAAAGCTTGATTCCTTTAATATGGCTACTGATGATATGGCACATCTTTCTGACAGTCATTATATAGTTGTAGATAGTTTAGCTACTATAAATAAGACTTATAGTCATCTCGAAGGAGATAGTGATGCACCTGAACTTAATTACTATTATGGTTTTGATGTAGAGACTGATAGTAGTTCTGAGATAGAATTAGCTGCTTCAATAAGAAGCTCTATAGACAAAGCTAATATAGATGCTGGTGTAAAAAGTGCAGAATCAGATAAAGAGACTTTTTATACACTTTATGGAGGACTATTTTTCCTTGGAATATTCATAGGAATATTATTCATAATGGCAACTGTCTTGATCATATATTATAAACAAATTGCTGAAGGTTTCGATGATAAGGATAGATTTGAGATCATGCAAAAGGTAGGTATGAGTCGTAAGGAAATAAAACAATCAATAAGAAGCCAAGTGCTTACAGTATTTTTCTTACCCCTAGTTACTTCTGTTATTCATGTAGCATTTGCATTTAAAGTGGTTACTGAGATGCTATCAATATTTTATCTTACAAATGTGAGCTTATATGCTTTGTATACTGGATTGACTATAATTGTATTTGCATTCTTCTATATAATTATTTATACTTTGACAGCAAGAACATATTATAAAATAGTTAGTTAA
- a CDS encoding KilA-N domain-containing protein, with translation MDKKSLTLEAKGQQISIIASENHNDYISLTDIAKYKNSDRTDIVVLNWLRNRNTIEFLGVWEQMYNINFNPIEFDWIKSQAGLNSFVLTPKQWIEGTSAIGIISKAGRYGGTYAHNSVKEVLEPLFGSKTSFTTPTLTNRVITPTQ, from the coding sequence GTGGATAAGAAAAGTTTAACTTTAGAAGCAAAGGGTCAACAAATATCAATCATAGCATCTGAAAACCATAATGATTATATTAGCTTGACAGACATAGCAAAATATAAAAACTCTGACAGAACTGATATTGTTGTTTTAAACTGGTTGAGGAATAGAAATACAATTGAATTCTTGGGTGTATGGGAGCAAATGTATAATATCAACTTTAATCCCATCGAATTCGATTGGATTAAAAGTCAAGCTGGTTTAAATTCATTTGTCCTTACTCCAAAACAATGGATTGAAGGTACAAGTGCAATTGGCATTATCTCTAAAGCTGGTAGATATGGTGGAACTTATGCACATAATTCAGTAAAAGAAGTCTTGGAACCACTCTTTGGTTCCAAGACTTCTTTTACTACGCCAACCCTGACAAATAGGGTCATCACTCCCACTCAATGA